In Ovis aries strain OAR_USU_Benz2616 breed Rambouillet chromosome 17, ARS-UI_Ramb_v3.0, whole genome shotgun sequence, the following proteins share a genomic window:
- the PHETA1 gene encoding sesquipedalian-1 gives MKLNERSLAFYATCDTPADNAGFLYKKGGRHAAYHRRWFVLRGNMLFYFEDAASREPVGVIILEGCTVELVEAAEEFAFAVRFAGSRARTYVLAAESQAAMEGWVKALSRASFDYLRLVVRELEQQLAAVRAGGGPPPAHRPRALPPLPSKENGCAVWSAETPAASAPVRANPGSRPGPEPPPLPPRRRASAPNGPLDSASFAQLHEWYGQEVRALRSQWLSSQAQP, from the coding sequence ATGAAGCTGAACGAGCGCAGCCTGGCCTTCTACGCCACCTGCGACACCCCGGCCGACAACGCGGGCTTCCTGTACAAGAAGGGCGGCCGGCACGCGGCCTACCACCGCCGCTGGTTCGTGCTGCGCGGCAACATGCTCTTCTACTTCGAGGACGCGGCCAGCCGCGAGCCCGTGGGCGTCATCATCCTGGAGGGCTGCACCGTGGAGCTGGTGGAGGCCGCCGAGGAGTTCGCCTTCGCCGTGCGCTTCGCCGGGTCGCGGGCCCGCACCTACGTGCTGGCGGCCGAGAGCCAGGCCGCCATGGAGGGCTGGGTGAAGGCGCTGTCGCGGGCCAGCTTCGACTACCTGCGGCTGGTGGTGCGTGAGCTGGAGCAGCAGCTGGCGGCCGTGCGCGCGGGCGGCGGCCCACCCCCCGCCCACCGGCCCCGCGCGCTTCCGCCGCTCCCGTCCAAGGAGAACGGCTGTGCCGTCTGGAGCGCCGAGACCCCCGCCGCCTCCGCCCCTGTCAGGGCCAACCCTGGCTCCCGGCCCGGCCCCGAGCCCCCGCCACTGCCGCCCCGCCGGCGGGCCTCGGCGCCCAACGGGCCTCTAGATTCCGCCTCCTTCGCGCAGCTGCACGAGTGGTACGGACAGGAGGTCAGGGCGCTGAGGAGCCAGTGGCTCAGCAGCCAGGCCCAGCCCTGA